From the genome of Bradyrhizobium elkanii USDA 76, one region includes:
- a CDS encoding ArsR/SmtB family transcription factor: MTSIDAEPAMQTIAPELAELAGLIADPGRASILSRLMDGRPQTASELALVAGVTPQTASWHLSRLVERALLKVERRGPRRFYRLATPLVAQMLEGMMTVAAIDPHPSRPPPRIDPEMRRARTCYDHLAGELGVAVTDAMRDRGHLNLDQEAGELTASGRAFLGDFGIDLHAPARGRRILCRPCLDWSERRPHLAGRAGAAVADLALQRDWIRRRPQGRSVEITDAGLLAFRNLFGARI, encoded by the coding sequence ATGACTTCGATCGATGCGGAGCCGGCCATGCAGACCATCGCACCAGAGCTTGCCGAACTCGCCGGGCTGATCGCCGATCCCGGCCGCGCCAGCATCCTGTCGCGGCTGATGGACGGGCGCCCGCAGACTGCGAGCGAGCTGGCGCTGGTCGCGGGCGTGACGCCCCAGACCGCGAGCTGGCACCTTTCGCGGCTGGTCGAGCGCGCGCTGCTCAAGGTCGAGCGGCGTGGTCCGCGCCGCTTCTACCGGCTGGCCACGCCGCTGGTTGCGCAGATGCTCGAGGGCATGATGACGGTTGCCGCGATCGATCCGCATCCGTCCCGGCCACCGCCGCGCATCGATCCCGAGATGCGCCGGGCCCGGACCTGCTACGACCACCTTGCCGGCGAGCTCGGCGTCGCCGTCACCGATGCGATGCGGGACCGCGGCCACCTCAATCTGGACCAGGAGGCCGGCGAGCTGACTGCTTCCGGACGAGCATTTCTCGGCGATTTCGGCATCGACCTGCATGCGCCGGCGCGGGGGCGGCGGATCTTGTGCCGGCCCTGTCTCGACTGGAGCGAGCGGCGTCCGCATCTGGCCGGGCGGGCAGGGGCTGCGGTTGCCGACCTTGCGTTGCAACGGGACTGGATCCGGCGCCGGCCGCAGGGCCGCTCCGTCGAAATCACCGACGCCGGACTCCTCGCATTCAGAAATTTGTTCGGCGCGCGCATTTGA
- a CDS encoding putative quinol monooxygenase, whose amino-acid sequence MKRSEVSTTTMMLTRRSAVGWFAAIMAIAGVSPWAGSQARSEHSNGGLPMKHYAMSTRTISDAINTAGLLVVAQWEAKEGQADKVAEILDGFLPEAQKDPGTKLFLIGRGKDNPAQFLFYELFQDEAAFKAHAESAYFKTYIAEQALPLLAKRERTQYALL is encoded by the coding sequence ATGAAACGTTCGGAAGTGTCGACCACGACGATGATGCTCACCCGGCGATCGGCCGTCGGCTGGTTCGCAGCGATCATGGCGATCGCCGGCGTATCGCCCTGGGCCGGATCGCAAGCTCGATCGGAGCACAGCAACGGAGGACTGCCAATGAAGCACTATGCGATGAGCACGAGAACCATCAGCGATGCAATCAACACCGCTGGCCTTCTGGTTGTGGCGCAATGGGAAGCCAAGGAGGGACAGGCCGACAAGGTTGCGGAAATCCTCGACGGCTTCCTGCCCGAGGCGCAGAAGGACCCCGGCACCAAGCTGTTCCTGATCGGCCGCGGCAAGGACAATCCGGCGCAATTCCTGTTCTACGAATTGTTCCAGGACGAAGCGGCGTTCAAGGCGCATGCGGAGAGCGCCTACTTCAAGACCTACATCGCGGAGCAGGCGCTGCCGCTACTGGCCAAGCGCGAACGGACGCAATACGCGCTGCTGTAG
- a CDS encoding acyltransferase family protein yields MFSLADQLALSRYRPTGFDYLRIALAATIICLHSANVVFGLDRAMEILGHIRIGCAMVLALFFALSGFLVTASLLRCKSLISFLGLRVLRIVPALAVETTLSAIIIGPIFTALPLAQYFADPKFYAYFHNIVGDIHYELPGVFLHNPVPFAVNAQLWTVPYELWCYVILALLAVTTICFNRVLYLAFLVFAQIGFACHDIYHSDLQYLHLRPPLLVFCFLAGVGFFLWRDKVPFNRTAFLLALTLCAAGMATGYTDAFIVGPAAYVACYLGLMNPRRSWIVSSGDYSYGMYLYGVVVQQCVATLGPPVQHWYLNILISLPIAFGVAFVSWHLVEKHALRFRTQVEQIEAAVLSRISIAAFRRKSPERIELGPALGSRASV; encoded by the coding sequence ATGTTCAGCCTGGCCGATCAGTTGGCTCTTTCTCGCTATCGGCCCACAGGCTTCGACTATCTGCGGATCGCGCTGGCCGCCACCATCATCTGCCTGCACAGTGCGAACGTCGTCTTTGGGCTCGACCGGGCGATGGAGATCTTGGGCCATATCCGCATCGGGTGCGCGATGGTCCTTGCGCTCTTCTTCGCCTTGAGCGGGTTTCTGGTGACGGCGAGTTTGCTGAGGTGCAAGAGCCTGATTTCATTTCTCGGCCTGCGCGTGCTTCGCATTGTGCCCGCGCTTGCGGTCGAGACGACACTCTCGGCCATCATCATCGGCCCGATCTTCACTGCGCTTCCCCTCGCGCAGTATTTCGCGGACCCGAAATTCTATGCCTATTTTCACAACATCGTCGGCGACATCCACTATGAGCTTCCGGGCGTGTTTCTGCACAATCCGGTACCTTTTGCGGTGAATGCGCAGCTTTGGACGGTCCCATATGAGCTGTGGTGCTACGTGATCCTGGCGCTGCTCGCCGTGACCACGATCTGCTTCAACAGGGTGCTGTACCTGGCGTTTCTGGTGTTCGCCCAGATCGGTTTCGCCTGCCACGATATCTACCATTCGGACCTACAATATCTTCACCTTCGTCCGCCGCTGCTGGTGTTCTGCTTCCTTGCAGGTGTCGGTTTCTTTCTCTGGCGCGACAAGGTGCCGTTCAACCGCACCGCGTTCCTGCTCGCGCTGACGCTTTGCGCGGCCGGGATGGCCACTGGATACACCGATGCGTTTATTGTTGGACCCGCCGCGTATGTCGCGTGCTATCTGGGGCTGATGAACCCGCGACGAAGCTGGATCGTGTCATCCGGCGACTACTCGTACGGGATGTATCTCTACGGAGTCGTCGTCCAGCAGTGCGTTGCGACGTTGGGCCCCCCGGTTCAGCATTGGTATCTGAACATCCTGATCAGCCTGCCGATCGCCTTCGGCGTCGCATTCGTGTCCTGGCATCTCGTCGAGAAGCATGCGCTTCGGTTCAGGACGCAGGTCGAACAGATCGAGGCGGCGGTGCTCTCCCGGATTTCGATCGCAGCCTTCCGGCGCAAATCGCCCGAGCGGATCGAGTTGGGACCGGCGCTCGGCAGCCGTGCGTCGGTTTGA
- a CDS encoding acyltransferase family protein, with the protein MPSLADQLALSRNRPAGFDYMRIALAASIIGLHSTNVTLGLGRALEIQSTLRIGVAMILALFFALSGFLVTASLLRCKSLISFLGLRVLRIGPALAVETTLSAIIIGSVFTELPLAQYVADPKFHAYFLNIVGDIHYELPGVFLHNPLPDLVNAQLWTVPYELWCYVILALLAVLTICFNRVAFLGVMVIAQIGLIGYDIYRWDEVPIQLRPHLLVFCFLAGVGFYLWRDKVPFNRTVCLLALVLCAAGMATGRGDALAPVPAAYVACYLGLMNPPRSWIVSSGDYSYGLYLYGFVIQQCVAAFGPPVQHWYLNLLISLPLAFGVAVASWHLVEKRALRLRAQVESLEAAVLSRISIVGFWRKSPEQAEREAVVQPGPINPVRPIVLSGR; encoded by the coding sequence ATGCCCAGCCTGGCCGATCAGCTGGCGCTTTCGCGCAATCGGCCCGCGGGTTTCGATTACATGCGGATCGCGCTGGCGGCGTCGATCATTGGCCTGCACAGCACGAACGTGACGCTCGGGCTCGGCCGCGCGCTGGAAATCCAGAGCACGCTGCGCATCGGCGTCGCGATGATCCTTGCGCTGTTCTTTGCCCTGAGCGGCTTCCTGGTGACCGCAAGCCTGCTCCGGTGCAAGAGCCTGATTTCCTTCCTCGGCCTGCGCGTGCTGCGGATCGGGCCGGCGCTCGCGGTCGAAACCACGCTGTCGGCAATCATCATCGGCTCGGTCTTCACCGAGCTGCCGTTGGCGCAATATGTCGCCGATCCGAAGTTCCACGCCTATTTCCTCAATATCGTCGGCGACATCCATTACGAGCTGCCGGGCGTATTCCTGCACAATCCGCTGCCGGACCTGGTGAACGCCCAGCTCTGGACCGTGCCGTACGAGCTGTGGTGCTACGTCATCCTGGCGTTGCTCGCCGTGCTCACGATTTGCTTCAACCGGGTGGCGTTCCTGGGGGTCATGGTGATCGCCCAGATCGGGCTCATCGGCTACGACATCTACCGCTGGGACGAGGTGCCGATCCAGCTTCGCCCGCACCTTCTGGTGTTCTGCTTCCTTGCCGGCGTCGGCTTCTACCTCTGGCGCGACAAGGTGCCGTTCAACCGCACCGTGTGCCTGCTGGCGCTGGTGCTGTGCGCCGCCGGCATGGCGACCGGGCGCGGCGACGCGCTGGCTCCCGTGCCCGCCGCCTATGTCGCGTGCTATCTCGGCCTGATGAACCCGCCGCGGAGCTGGATCGTCTCGTCAGGCGATTACTCCTACGGGCTCTATCTCTACGGCTTCGTCATCCAGCAATGCGTCGCCGCCTTCGGCCCGCCGGTCCAGCATTGGTATCTGAACCTCCTGATCAGCCTGCCGCTCGCCTTCGGCGTCGCTGTCGCGTCCTGGCATCTTGTCGAGAAACGCGCGCTCCGGCTCCGAGCCCAGGTCGAGAGCCTCGAGGCCGCGGTGTTGTCGCGGATCTCGATCGTCGGCTTCTGGCGCAAATCGCCCGAACAGGCCGAACGAGAGGCTGTCGTCCAGCCGGGGCCGATCAATCCAGTTCGACCGATTGTCCTTTCCGGCCGGTAA
- a CDS encoding FAD-linked oxidase C-terminal domain-containing protein has product MSIMMPAADQAVLARRAEIAAALRAIVPGEGVIDSAAEMLAYESDGLTAYRQPPMVVVLPDTTEQVSKVLKYCQGQGIKVVPRGSGTSLSGGALPLADGVLLGLGKFKRIREIDFDNRVVVTEPGVTNLAISQAVAHAGFYYAPDPSSQIACSIGGNVAENSGGVHCLKYGMTTNNVLGCEIVLMSGEILRIGGKSAENAGYDLMGIITGSEGLLGVITEITVRILQKPETARALMVGFAEVEAAGECVARIIGAGIIPGGMEMMDKPAIHAAEAFVHAGYPLDVEALLIIELDGPQVEVDELIKRVEAIAQGCGSTSCQISTSEAERNLFWAGRKAAFPAVGRISPDYLCMDGTIPRGALPKALARIRDLSEKYGLGVANVFHAGDGNLHPLILYDANKPGEIEKAEAFGADILRCCVELGGVLTGEHGVGIEKRDLMPDMFTEIDLNQQQRLKCAFDAEGLLNPGKVFPTLHRCAELGRVHVHAGKLAFPDIPRF; this is encoded by the coding sequence ATGTCCATCATGATGCCGGCGGCCGACCAGGCCGTCCTCGCTCGCCGTGCCGAAATCGCGGCCGCCTTGCGCGCAATCGTCCCGGGCGAGGGCGTGATCGACAGCGCCGCCGAGATGCTGGCCTATGAATCCGACGGCCTGACCGCCTATCGGCAGCCGCCGATGGTCGTGGTGCTGCCCGATACCACCGAGCAGGTGTCGAAGGTCCTCAAATATTGCCAGGGCCAGGGCATCAAGGTGGTGCCGCGCGGCTCCGGCACCTCGCTGTCCGGCGGCGCGCTGCCGCTTGCCGACGGCGTGCTGCTCGGGCTCGGCAAGTTCAAGCGGATTCGCGAGATCGACTTCGACAACCGCGTCGTGGTCACCGAGCCCGGCGTCACCAACCTCGCGATCAGCCAGGCGGTCGCGCATGCCGGCTTTTATTACGCGCCCGATCCGTCGTCGCAGATCGCCTGCTCGATCGGCGGCAATGTCGCGGAAAATTCCGGCGGCGTGCACTGCCTGAAATACGGCATGACCACCAACAACGTGCTCGGCTGCGAGATCGTGCTGATGAGTGGCGAGATCCTGCGCATCGGCGGCAAGTCGGCCGAGAATGCCGGCTATGATTTGATGGGAATCATCACCGGCTCGGAAGGGTTGCTCGGCGTCATCACCGAGATCACCGTGCGCATCCTGCAGAAGCCGGAGACGGCGCGTGCGCTGATGGTCGGCTTCGCCGAGGTCGAGGCGGCCGGCGAATGCGTCGCGCGGATCATCGGCGCCGGCATCATCCCGGGCGGCATGGAGATGATGGACAAGCCCGCGATCCACGCCGCGGAGGCGTTCGTTCACGCCGGCTATCCGCTCGACGTCGAGGCGCTGTTGATCATCGAGCTCGACGGCCCTCAGGTCGAGGTCGACGAGCTGATCAAGCGGGTCGAGGCGATCGCGCAAGGCTGCGGCTCGACCTCCTGCCAGATCTCGACCTCGGAGGCCGAGCGCAATCTGTTCTGGGCCGGCCGCAAGGCGGCGTTCCCGGCGGTCGGGCGGATCTCGCCGGACTACCTCTGCATGGACGGCACCATCCCGCGCGGCGCCTTGCCGAAGGCCCTGGCGCGGATCCGCGACCTCTCGGAGAAATACGGCCTCGGCGTCGCCAACGTGTTCCACGCCGGCGACGGCAATCTGCACCCCTTGATCCTCTACGATGCCAACAAGCCGGGCGAGATCGAGAAGGCGGAGGCGTTCGGCGCCGACATCCTGCGCTGCTGCGTCGAGCTCGGCGGCGTGCTCACCGGCGAGCACGGCGTCGGCATCGAGAAGCGCGACCTGATGCCGGACATGTTCACCGAGATCGACCTCAACCAGCAGCAGCGGCTGAAATGCGCTTTCGATGCCGAGGGCCTGCTCAACCCCGGCAAGGTGTTTCCGACCCTGCACCGCTGCGCCGAGCTCGGCCGTGTCCATGTCCACGCCGGCAAGCTGGCTTTCCCGGATATTCCGCGGTTCTAG
- the cycA gene encoding cytochrome c-550 CycA, producing the protein MNLKTLSALAVVTSLASASSALAQDAAAGKTSFNKCLACHAIGEGAKNKVGPELNGLDGRHSGSAPDYNYSDANKNSGITWNKETFLEYIKDPKAKIPGTKMAFAGIKNENEANNLWAYVSSFDKDGKQK; encoded by the coding sequence ATGAACCTAAAGACCTTGAGCGCGCTGGCGGTCGTCACATCGCTGGCTTCTGCATCCTCCGCGCTGGCGCAGGATGCCGCCGCCGGCAAGACCTCGTTCAATAAATGCCTCGCCTGCCACGCAATCGGCGAAGGCGCCAAGAACAAGGTCGGCCCCGAGCTCAACGGCCTCGACGGCCGCCATTCCGGCTCCGCGCCGGACTACAATTATTCCGATGCCAACAAGAATTCCGGCATCACCTGGAACAAGGAAACCTTCCTCGAATACATCAAGGATCCGAAGGCCAAGATCCCCGGCACCAAGATGGCATTCGCCGGCATCAAGAACGAGAACGAGGCCAACAACCTCTGGGCCTATGTCTCCTCGTTCGACAAGGACGGCAAGCAGAAGTAA
- the poxB gene encoding ubiquinone-dependent pyruvate dehydrogenase, whose amino-acid sequence MRIDNIADLIAETLAQAGVKRIYGVVGDSLNGLTEALRKRGTIDWLHVRHEEVAAFAAAAESQITGALAVCAGSCGPGNLHLINGLFDAHRSRTPVLALAAQIPSAEIGGGYFQETHPQDLFRECSHYCELVSDPAQLPYMLENAIRAAVGKRGVAVLVLPGDVAMRTAPKRDIAPNAGLLPPAPVVRPAEPELNALAALLNGARRVTLFCGRGCAGAHDGLIKLAETLKSPIVHALGGKEYVEYDNPYDVGMTGFIGFSSGYAAMHGCDVLLMLGTDFPYKQFFPTGINIAQVDIRPENLGRRCKLDLGIVGDVGETIAALLPKLHVKTDRKHLDASLAHYKDARAGLDDLARGKPGQKPIHPQYLARLLSEQASEDAVFTADVGTPTIWAARYLRMNGRRRLVGSWVHGSMANAMAHAIGAQAAQPGRQVVSMSGDGGFAMLMGDLITLTQAKLPVKVVIFNNSVLGFVALEMKAAGFIETGVDLKNPDFAAMARAMGIHGVRVEDPGELEGAIRDVLAHDGPAVLDVVTATQELSMPPTITLEQVKGFSLWVLRAVMSGRGDEVVDLAKTNLLPR is encoded by the coding sequence ATGCGGATCGACAACATTGCCGACCTCATCGCTGAAACCCTTGCCCAGGCCGGCGTCAAGCGCATCTACGGCGTCGTCGGCGACAGCCTCAATGGCCTGACCGAGGCGCTGCGCAAGCGCGGCACGATCGATTGGCTGCATGTGCGTCACGAGGAGGTGGCCGCGTTCGCCGCCGCCGCCGAATCCCAGATCACGGGCGCGCTCGCGGTGTGCGCCGGCTCCTGCGGCCCGGGCAACCTCCACCTCATCAACGGCCTGTTCGACGCGCATCGCAGCCGCACGCCCGTGCTGGCGCTGGCGGCGCAGATCCCGTCGGCCGAGATCGGCGGCGGCTATTTCCAGGAAACCCATCCGCAGGACCTGTTTCGCGAATGCAGCCATTATTGCGAACTGGTGTCGGATCCGGCGCAACTGCCCTACATGCTGGAGAACGCGATCCGCGCCGCGGTCGGCAAGCGCGGCGTTGCCGTGTTGGTGCTGCCCGGCGACGTTGCGATGCGGACGGCGCCGAAGCGCGACATCGCACCGAACGCCGGCCTGCTGCCGCCGGCGCCGGTGGTGCGTCCGGCCGAACCTGAGTTGAATGCGCTGGCGGCGCTGCTCAATGGCGCGCGGCGCGTCACGCTGTTTTGCGGCCGCGGCTGCGCCGGCGCGCATGACGGCTTGATCAAGCTTGCCGAGACGCTGAAGAGCCCGATCGTGCACGCGCTCGGCGGCAAGGAATATGTCGAATACGACAACCCCTACGACGTCGGCATGACCGGCTTCATCGGCTTTTCCTCCGGCTATGCCGCGATGCATGGCTGCGACGTGCTGCTGATGCTGGGCACCGATTTTCCCTACAAGCAGTTCTTCCCGACCGGTATCAACATCGCGCAGGTCGATATCCGCCCCGAAAATCTCGGCCGCCGCTGCAAGCTCGATCTCGGCATCGTCGGCGACGTCGGCGAGACCATCGCCGCGCTGTTGCCGAAGCTCCATGTGAAGACCGACCGCAAGCATCTCGATGCCAGCCTCGCGCATTACAAGGACGCCCGCGCCGGGCTCGACGATCTCGCCCGCGGCAAGCCGGGCCAAAAGCCGATCCATCCGCAATATCTGGCGCGGCTGCTCAGCGAGCAGGCGAGCGAGGATGCGGTATTCACCGCCGACGTCGGCACGCCGACGATCTGGGCCGCGCGCTATCTGAGAATGAACGGCCGCCGCCGGCTGGTCGGCTCCTGGGTCCATGGCTCAATGGCCAATGCGATGGCGCATGCGATCGGGGCGCAGGCGGCGCAGCCCGGCCGGCAGGTGGTGTCAATGTCCGGCGACGGCGGCTTCGCCATGCTGATGGGGGATTTGATCACGCTGACGCAGGCGAAGCTGCCGGTGAAGGTCGTGATCTTCAACAACAGCGTGCTCGGCTTCGTCGCGCTGGAGATGAAGGCCGCCGGCTTCATCGAGACCGGGGTCGATCTGAAGAATCCGGATTTCGCGGCGATGGCCCGCGCCATGGGCATTCACGGCGTCAGGGTGGAGGATCCCGGCGAGCTCGAGGGCGCGATCCGCGACGTGCTCGCGCATGACGGCCCGGCCGTGCTCGACGTCGTGACCGCGACGCAGGAGCTGTCGATGCCGCCGACCATTACGCTTGAGCAGGTGAAGGGATTCAGCCTTTGGGTGCTGCGCGCGGTGATGAGCGGCCGCGGCGACGAGGTCGTCGATCTCGCCAAGACCAATCTGTTGCCGCGCTGA
- a CDS encoding alpha/beta fold hydrolase, which produces MLTAIIALAAAGLALALATQLGALLIQRAFPPQGRMIDVAGARLHVVELGPRDAVGPSVVMLHGASSNLRAMQPLGDRIAKARRVILIDRPGHGWSTRARVADSTPAIQGRMIVEALTRLGVERAIVVAHSWAGALALRIALDDPDRVAGLVLLAPVAYPWRGGAGRYNDVIATPLIGPPLAHTITLPLGLLVASSAARGVFAPQPIPADFVHDSEALLLLRPHEFIANARDLVTLKAAVVEQAPRYAEIRAPLSIISGDVDKTVSTGIHSRPLAASVPSAKLIVLPGVGHMVQYVAPDLVASEIETMAGLMVRDVVTAQ; this is translated from the coding sequence ATGTTGACTGCGATCATTGCGCTGGCGGCCGCCGGGCTGGCGCTGGCCCTGGCGACACAGCTCGGCGCCCTGCTGATCCAGCGCGCCTTCCCGCCGCAGGGGCGAATGATCGATGTGGCCGGGGCGCGGCTGCATGTGGTCGAACTCGGCCCGCGCGACGCGGTCGGGCCGTCGGTCGTGATGCTGCATGGTGCAAGCTCCAATCTGCGCGCGATGCAGCCGCTCGGCGATCGCATTGCCAAAGCGCGCCGGGTGATCCTGATCGACCGGCCGGGTCACGGCTGGAGCACGCGCGCGCGCGTCGCGGATTCGACGCCCGCGATCCAGGGCCGGATGATCGTGGAGGCGCTGACGAGGCTCGGCGTCGAGCGGGCGATCGTGGTGGCGCATTCCTGGGCCGGCGCGCTCGCCTTGCGCATTGCGCTGGATGATCCGGACCGCGTCGCCGGCCTCGTGCTGCTCGCCCCTGTCGCCTATCCGTGGCGCGGCGGCGCCGGACGCTACAATGACGTGATCGCGACGCCGCTGATCGGGCCGCCGCTTGCGCACACGATCACGCTGCCGCTCGGTCTCCTCGTTGCCAGTTCGGCTGCGCGCGGCGTGTTCGCGCCGCAGCCGATACCGGCTGACTTCGTCCACGACAGCGAGGCATTGCTGCTGCTGCGTCCACATGAGTTCATCGCCAATGCGCGCGACCTCGTCACGCTGAAGGCCGCCGTCGTCGAACAGGCCCCGCGCTATGCCGAGATCAGGGCGCCGCTGTCGATCATTTCGGGCGACGTCGACAAGACGGTCTCGACCGGCATCCATTCGCGGCCGCTCGCCGCGTCAGTGCCGAGCGCGAAACTGATCGTGCTGCCGGGTGTCGGCCACATGGTGCAGTACGTCGCGCCCGATCTCGTGGCGTCCGAGATCGAGACGATGGCCGGCCTGATGGTGCGGGACGTGGTGACGGCGCAATAG
- a CDS encoding tetratricopeptide repeat protein, with protein MGLKLGFKFLGPANRRLAILIAALLAMPVAAVAQDDPRVVPSPKAQKKLPEAPTKLPKVPADRSRGLDFLFGALKAAPDEDSARHVEARIWALWLQTPSDTAALLMVRAKAAIDAQNVDVALKLLDAVIKLRPDYVEAWNRRATIYYLKNDYVRSLGDLQQVLTREPRHFGALAGVGMIMQDMGDDKRALDAFRKALAVDPYLEKVPQIVKQLTEKVEGRDI; from the coding sequence ATGGGATTAAAGCTCGGATTCAAGTTCCTGGGGCCCGCCAACCGCCGGCTGGCGATCCTGATCGCCGCGCTTCTGGCCATGCCTGTTGCAGCCGTCGCGCAGGACGATCCGCGGGTGGTCCCGTCGCCCAAGGCCCAGAAAAAACTACCTGAAGCGCCGACCAAGCTGCCGAAGGTGCCGGCCGACCGCAGCCGCGGACTGGATTTCCTGTTCGGCGCGCTGAAGGCCGCGCCCGACGAGGACAGCGCCCGCCATGTCGAGGCGCGGATCTGGGCGCTGTGGCTGCAAACCCCGAGCGATACCGCGGCGCTGTTGATGGTGCGCGCCAAGGCGGCGATCGACGCCCAGAATGTCGATGTCGCGCTGAAGCTGCTGGACGCGGTGATCAAGCTCCGCCCCGACTATGTCGAGGCCTGGAACCGGCGTGCGACGATCTACTATTTGAAGAACGACTACGTTCGTTCGCTGGGAGACCTGCAGCAGGTGCTGACCCGCGAACCCCGCCATTTCGGCGCGCTGGCGGGCGTCGGCATGATCATGCAGGACATGGGCGACGACAAGCGTGCGCTCGACGCCTTCCGCAAGGCGCTGGCTGTCGATCCCTACCTCGAGAAGGTGCCGCAGATCGTCAAGCAGCTGACCGAAAAGGTCGAAGGCCGCGATATCTGA
- the ykgO gene encoding type B 50S ribosomal protein L36, which translates to MKVRNSLKSLRGRHRNNRLVRRKGRVYVINKVQRRFKARQG; encoded by the coding sequence ATGAAGGTCCGTAACTCGCTCAAGTCGCTGCGCGGCCGCCATCGCAACAACCGTCTGGTTCGTCGCAAGGGCCGCGTCTATGTGATCAACAAGGTCCAGCGCCGCTTCAAGGCGCGCCAGGGCTGA
- a CDS encoding 4-hydroxyphenyl-beta-ketoacyl-CoA hydrolase → MPKLKLPDIEKVTAIDIHTHAEEPCGMHGDDGYDDFQAQMADYFKSPHKHPPTVPETAAYYRAKNIAAVIFPVDAERETGFRRYNNYEMLEVASDHLDVLIPFVSIDPHKGKLGVREARKLIEEYGVRGFKFHPTMQGFYANDRMAYPLYEAINDGGAIALFHTGQTGVGSGMPGGMGMRLKYSNPMYMDDVAADFPDLKIILAHPSFPWQEEALSVATHKPNVYIDLSGWSPKYFPPILVRYINSILQDKMLFGSDWPVITPDRWLADFAKLDIREEIRPKVMKANARKILGI, encoded by the coding sequence ATGCCCAAGCTCAAACTGCCCGACATCGAAAAGGTCACCGCGATCGACATCCACACCCATGCCGAGGAGCCGTGCGGCATGCATGGCGACGACGGCTATGACGACTTCCAGGCGCAGATGGCCGACTATTTCAAGTCGCCGCACAAGCATCCGCCGACCGTGCCGGAGACCGCGGCCTATTACCGCGCCAAGAACATCGCCGCGGTGATCTTCCCGGTCGACGCCGAGCGCGAGACCGGCTTCCGCCGCTACAACAATTACGAAATGCTCGAGGTCGCCTCCGACCATCTCGACGTGCTGATCCCGTTCGTCTCGATCGATCCGCACAAGGGCAAGCTCGGCGTACGCGAGGCACGCAAGCTGATCGAGGAATACGGCGTCCGCGGCTTCAAATTCCATCCGACCATGCAGGGCTTCTACGCCAACGACCGCATGGCCTATCCGCTCTATGAAGCCATCAATGACGGCGGCGCGATCGCGCTGTTCCACACCGGCCAGACCGGCGTCGGCTCAGGCATGCCGGGCGGCATGGGGATGCGGCTGAAATATTCCAACCCGATGTACATGGACGACGTCGCGGCCGATTTCCCCGACCTCAAGATCATCCTCGCGCATCCCTCCTTCCCGTGGCAGGAAGAGGCGCTGTCGGTCGCGACCCACAAGCCGAACGTCTATATCGACCTCTCCGGCTGGTCGCCGAAATACTTCCCGCCGATCCTGGTGCGCTACATCAACTCGATCCTGCAGGACAAGATGCTGTTCGGCTCCGACTGGCCGGTGATCACGCCGGACCGCTGGCTCGCCGACTTCGCCAAGCTCGACATCCGCGAGGAGATCCGGCCGAAGGTCATGAAGGCCAACGCGCGCAAGATTTTGGGGATCTAA